One segment of Nostoc flagelliforme CCNUN1 DNA contains the following:
- a CDS encoding PadR family transcriptional regulator, which produces MKLEDIYQFFENPPPTYLCQEVAVCYILSVLLQGESYGTELIEQLETEYPTYRLSDTVLYSAIKFLEDERAITGYWKKLEGRGRPRRMYQVSPEWQVQAQDLAFQWLDYINRRTK; this is translated from the coding sequence ATGAAACTTGAGGATATATATCAATTCTTTGAGAATCCTCCGCCAACTTACCTTTGTCAGGAAGTAGCAGTTTGTTACATACTGTCTGTTTTGTTACAAGGTGAATCTTACGGAACCGAGTTGATTGAGCAATTAGAAACTGAATATCCAACCTATAGGCTTTCGGATACCGTACTTTATAGTGCAATCAAATTTCTGGAAGATGAAAGGGCAATCACTGGATATTGGAAGAAACTCGAAGGACGAGGACGCCCCAGGCGAATGTACCAAGTTTCTCCAGAATGGCAAGTTCAAGCGCAGGATTTAGCTTTTCAATGGCTTGACTACATCAATAGGAGGACAAAGTAA
- a CDS encoding cofactor assembly of complex C subunit B produces MDTAILPSTFLLTLLLSVGLFFFIRASTKDRIETAQLVSEQDEAALMSQLKEYFRSRSYRVAAVDQEQNKVTFEGNVRPSWFLAIFLTLLAATGIVCLSLVVYLLFPNLSTFVLPMVLLSPLSGLFYWKKSGRLEKVSLKVETTKNEQTSSSKITVVAHRDELSELQRTLQLKAGE; encoded by the coding sequence ATGGATACTGCTATTCTGCCATCTACGTTCCTGCTAACCTTGTTGTTATCGGTTGGGCTGTTTTTCTTTATTCGTGCCTCGACTAAAGACCGCATAGAAACAGCACAATTGGTATCTGAGCAAGACGAAGCTGCTTTAATGTCTCAATTAAAAGAGTATTTTCGCTCGCGGTCTTACCGAGTGGCAGCGGTAGACCAAGAACAAAACAAAGTGACTTTTGAAGGTAATGTTCGCCCCAGTTGGTTCTTAGCTATATTTTTAACTCTGCTGGCAGCGACTGGTATTGTTTGTCTATCACTAGTCGTGTACCTGCTTTTTCCTAACCTCAGTACCTTTGTTCTGCCTATGGTACTGCTGTCACCTTTGAGTGGTCTATTTTATTGGAAAAAATCTGGAAGACTTGAGAAGGTGTCGCTCAAAGTAGAAACAACTAAGAACGAACAAACCTCCTCAAGTAAGATCACTGTAGTTGCCCATCGAGATGAACTCAGCGAGTTACAGAGGACTTTACAGCTCAAGGCTGGTGAATAA
- a CDS encoding DUF3155 domain-containing protein produces the protein MARRRKRKSRRRQEGRRILEHVPQYSIESGEEKPVTAARRFIQAEGILPPALLLVKRNEHTTDRYFWAEKGLFGAQYVEENHFLFPSLRVLEPSPGQEPLALASR, from the coding sequence TTGGCAAGGAGACGCAAAAGGAAAAGTCGTCGTCGTCAGGAAGGACGGCGAATTTTGGAACATGTGCCTCAATATAGCATCGAAAGTGGCGAAGAAAAACCTGTGACAGCAGCGAGAAGATTCATTCAAGCTGAAGGTATTTTGCCACCTGCGTTGCTACTCGTAAAGCGAAATGAACACACCACAGACCGTTATTTCTGGGCAGAAAAGGGACTCTTTGGTGCTCAATACGTAGAGGAAAACCATTTCTTGTTTCCTAGCTTGAGGGTGTTAGAACCTTCGCCAGGTCAAGAACCTCTTGCTTTAGCTAGTCGGTGA
- a CDS encoding GAF domain-containing sensor histidine kinase: MLMSASSDFLALCREQIALLTQGLGATLSIVYLTQELVETPSGEAKLIPVVIYPETALLPAGEEIAEATVHKQLQVGNVFILPNQQRRLLTAGSESPTSSPESEIPDASQPHLKEEYLFSGNQIVLPLVYEGVMMGLLVTGREDRVWNEHEESQIQRIAQTLAIACILDQRRAWFEQQLHEQQILQEKQRDLLDNLLHQFRNPLTALRTFGKLLLKRLRPADTNRNVANSIVRESDRLQELLQQFDQVIDLTEADLAPLHLPEEVFVEATIQKDAKPPLLLPGTGDKAVDCSLADILEPLLISAKAIAQERKLKLITEIQQNLPLVRANVKALREVLTNIIDNALKYTPTGGKILIQAGQEKANFQGIVISDNGPGIPPQDLEHLGERHYRGVQAQTEIPGTGLGLAIAKQLIEQMQGKIEVFSPAINSKLTSPDAPGTTFIIWLPEVEN, translated from the coding sequence ATGTTAATGTCTGCCAGTTCCGATTTTCTTGCTCTATGTCGAGAGCAAATAGCGCTGCTAACCCAAGGGCTGGGAGCAACTTTAAGTATTGTGTACCTGACACAAGAATTGGTAGAGACTCCTTCGGGTGAGGCCAAACTGATTCCTGTAGTAATCTACCCGGAAACAGCATTATTACCAGCAGGGGAAGAGATTGCTGAAGCGACAGTACACAAGCAACTTCAAGTTGGAAATGTGTTTATATTACCCAATCAACAGAGAAGGTTATTGACAGCAGGATCAGAATCTCCAACCTCGTCGCCGGAGTCTGAGATACCAGATGCGTCTCAACCCCATCTAAAAGAGGAATATTTATTTAGTGGCAACCAAATTGTTTTACCTCTGGTTTATGAGGGTGTGATGATGGGGTTACTAGTGACGGGTAGGGAAGACCGGGTATGGAATGAACACGAGGAAAGTCAGATTCAACGGATAGCCCAAACATTGGCGATCGCTTGTATTTTAGATCAACGGCGAGCATGGTTTGAGCAGCAGTTGCATGAGCAACAAATTCTCCAAGAAAAACAGCGAGATTTGCTGGATAACCTGTTACATCAGTTTCGTAACCCTTTAACGGCATTGCGGACTTTTGGTAAACTGCTATTGAAAAGGTTGCGACCAGCAGATACCAACCGAAATGTGGCAAATAGTATTGTGCGGGAAAGCGATCGCCTCCAAGAATTGCTGCAACAATTTGATCAAGTAATTGACTTAACAGAGGCAGATTTAGCACCGCTACATCTCCCCGAAGAAGTATTTGTGGAAGCAACTATCCAAAAAGACGCTAAACCGCCGTTATTATTGCCGGGTACAGGAGATAAAGCAGTTGACTGCTCGTTAGCAGATATATTAGAACCATTATTAATATCAGCCAAAGCGATCGCACAAGAGCGAAAGCTAAAACTAATAACTGAAATTCAACAAAATTTACCCCTAGTACGTGCCAACGTCAAAGCATTACGAGAGGTCTTAACTAATATTATTGATAATGCTTTGAAATACACTCCCACTGGAGGCAAAATTTTGATTCAGGCGGGACAAGAAAAGGCTAATTTTCAAGGAATTGTCATTAGTGACAATGGGCCTGGCATTCCACCCCAAGATTTAGAGCATCTTGGAGAACGGCATTATCGGGGTGTACAAGCGCAAACAGAAATCCCCGGCACTGGTTTGGGGTTAGCGATCGCTAAACAATTAATAGAGCAAATGCAGGGCAAAATAGAGGTTTTTAGCCCTGCAATCAACTCTAAGCTAACTTCACCCGATGCGCCGGGGACTACATTTATTATTTGGTTGCCGGAAGTTGAGAATTAG
- a CDS encoding S-layer homology domain-containing protein has translation MFTLNRLQSGTAALMALSVTVGTVAPFITASPSFAQTTFSDVSSNYWAAQFIQQLSQRGVIAGFPDGTFRPEEAVTRAQFAAMVNKAFQKPAQRQAINFVDVPSNYWASSAIGQAYTIGFLSGYPGNRFEPNQAIPRQQVLVSLANGLEYSPSGNTESTLQYFNDASNIASYARSPIAAATEKQIVVNYPNVKFLNPTATATRAQVAAFIYQALVSSNQASAINSPYVVAVGSTTPTPIAVTIPQGTAIPVKYDKAEKILVTKDETAPLTLTVSQNVVTQEGAVVIPAGSQVIGQLKPATGGSQFVAERLVLTTGQEYQLNASSEVITKTETVNKGTSTASIIKNTVLGAGAAAAVSAVTGDRAIATEEVLGGAGIGALVGLFFGRNSVDLIAIDPDTDLQMTINQNLLVSLK, from the coding sequence ATGTTTACTTTAAATCGTTTGCAATCTGGAACAGCAGCACTCATGGCTTTAAGCGTCACAGTCGGTACTGTAGCGCCTTTCATTACAGCTTCACCATCTTTTGCTCAAACTACTTTTTCTGATGTTTCATCTAACTATTGGGCAGCACAATTTATTCAACAATTGTCACAGCGAGGTGTAATTGCCGGATTTCCTGATGGTACTTTCCGCCCTGAAGAAGCGGTGACACGCGCTCAATTTGCCGCTATGGTCAACAAAGCTTTCCAAAAACCAGCGCAACGGCAGGCAATCAATTTTGTTGATGTGCCCAGCAACTATTGGGCATCCAGTGCCATTGGGCAAGCCTATACCATTGGTTTCTTATCTGGTTATCCTGGAAATCGTTTTGAGCCTAACCAAGCTATTCCCCGCCAGCAGGTTTTAGTTTCCCTTGCCAACGGTCTGGAATATAGTCCTAGCGGCAATACCGAAAGCACTCTGCAATACTTCAACGATGCTTCTAACATCGCTAGCTATGCCCGTAGCCCGATCGCAGCAGCAACAGAGAAGCAAATTGTGGTCAACTATCCTAATGTGAAGTTCCTGAATCCAACTGCAACCGCCACTCGCGCCCAGGTAGCAGCTTTTATTTACCAAGCTTTGGTTAGTTCTAATCAAGCCTCAGCAATTAACTCGCCTTATGTCGTGGCTGTCGGGTCTACTACCCCAACACCTATAGCTGTGACAATTCCTCAAGGGACTGCTATCCCAGTGAAGTATGACAAGGCAGAAAAAATTCTAGTTACAAAGGATGAAACAGCGCCTTTGACATTGACAGTATCCCAAAACGTGGTTACGCAAGAAGGTGCTGTAGTGATTCCGGCTGGTAGTCAGGTGATTGGTCAACTCAAACCTGCTACAGGTGGTTCTCAATTCGTTGCCGAGAGACTAGTTTTAACTACAGGTCAAGAGTATCAGCTTAACGCTAGCTCTGAAGTGATTACCAAGACTGAAACCGTCAACAAAGGTACTAGTACTGCTTCAATTATCAAGAATACTGTATTGGGCGCAGGTGCAGCAGCTGCGGTATCTGCCGTCACAGGCGATCGCGCCATTGCCACAGAAGAAGTCTTAGGTGGTGCTGGTATCGGTGCGTTGGTTGGTCTATTCTTCGGCAGAAATAGTGTTGACTTAATCGCTATTGACCCGGATACCGATTTACAAATGACCATCAATCAAAATTTACTAGTCTCGCTCAAATAG
- a CDS encoding conjugal transfer protein TrbI, which yields MTRLHQWKSGTAALMAIAVTAGVTAPLLTLAPANAQYRIGQDRTGQYGSVTIPSGVALPVTYEKETITIAPGETKSLTLRIANDIIDRNRNVLIPAGTKVNGRLESVDLDSYSRDTDDNQRKGVRFVAQELEFSNGQRQSINASSRTYTTTQKVSQGPSTGQVLTDAAIGAGAGLLGSLVTGNRRIDDLKPVIGGAAGAGASVLLRKKQGNAFVLRPAQDLRLTLNSNLNLVPISRY from the coding sequence ATGACTCGCTTACATCAATGGAAATCTGGAACTGCTGCGCTCATGGCAATAGCCGTTACCGCAGGCGTCACTGCCCCACTGTTAACTTTAGCTCCTGCTAATGCACAATACAGAATTGGGCAAGACAGAACTGGACAATATGGAAGCGTTACCATTCCTTCTGGGGTTGCTTTACCTGTTACCTACGAGAAAGAGACAATCACTATTGCTCCTGGGGAAACTAAATCTTTAACCTTGAGAATAGCGAATGACATTATCGACAGAAATAGAAATGTCTTGATTCCCGCCGGTACTAAAGTAAATGGACGACTAGAATCTGTTGACCTAGATAGTTATTCAAGAGATACAGATGATAACCAAAGAAAAGGCGTGCGGTTTGTAGCTCAAGAATTAGAATTTTCTAATGGTCAGCGTCAGTCGATTAATGCAAGTTCTCGGACATATACTACAACTCAAAAAGTTTCACAGGGCCCCAGCACAGGTCAGGTTTTAACTGATGCAGCTATCGGTGCGGGTGCTGGTCTTTTAGGTTCACTAGTTACTGGTAACCGCAGAATTGACGATTTAAAACCTGTTATCGGTGGGGCTGCGGGTGCGGGAGCAAGTGTCCTGTTGCGGAAAAAACAAGGAAATGCCTTTGTTCTTAGACCAGCACAGGATTTGAGGCTCACACTGAATTCTAACTTGAATTTAGTACCAATATCCCGCTACTAG